Proteins found in one Moritella sp. Urea-trap-13 genomic segment:
- a CDS encoding sugar transferase, which yields MDWLLFGSVVSVNLFIYHHWVYPKFLQYYAKNTQTDNKVDTFESRNYVSNDVDCDLPKITIVMPVYNEAKHLGDKLSNLLMLDYPADKLKVVLGFDGCTDNSVDLARQYVDQFQLNNITLELDVAEDNHGKVHVINKLLMRHKSASDILVLSDVSALISIDAMQIFAHRMAEEGVGVVTGDYQLYEHGSKGEAHYWNYQRNIRKAESITGSIIGPPGALYAIKASLFEEIPVDTINDDFVFPMLLVSRGYRAVMDERISIVEMEATNTTNDFSRRTRIGAGNVQQVLRLRGLFSSKNGLTGFNFFSGKFLRTLMPFNLLALFVCTFFLTNSHSMVVANTAWFLWLGQCCLYGGSALGLLFDAAPVKQPWASLYYIAVGYMASFYGGIRYIFGLDRGTWIKISSDQQATSNFQKKSVVIPKRFSDVLISIVALIIITPFVPLIALAIKLNSKGPVFYRQLRVGEIKNEYVEVFMLIKFRTMGVESESKSGPVWAQKQDTRVTSVGRFLRKTRIDELPQLINVLLGDMAIVGPRPERPVFCGKLEEKIPYYLERTHGVRPGITGLAQISQGADTCLEDVQNKLYWDHSYALSLTSFSRWLKADVMIILRTFLTMVTFKGN from the coding sequence ATGGATTGGCTTCTGTTTGGCTCTGTCGTATCGGTTAACTTGTTCATTTATCATCACTGGGTGTATCCTAAATTTTTGCAGTATTATGCTAAAAACACACAGACAGATAACAAGGTTGATACATTTGAATCTCGTAATTATGTCTCTAATGATGTTGATTGTGATCTGCCTAAAATCACCATAGTCATGCCTGTTTACAACGAAGCTAAACATTTAGGCGATAAACTCAGCAACTTACTCATGCTCGATTATCCCGCAGATAAGCTTAAAGTGGTGCTTGGTTTTGATGGTTGTACCGATAATTCAGTTGACCTTGCAAGACAATATGTAGACCAATTCCAATTAAACAACATAACGCTTGAACTAGATGTTGCTGAAGATAATCACGGTAAGGTTCATGTGATTAACAAATTACTGATGCGGCATAAGTCTGCATCGGACATTTTAGTCTTAAGTGATGTGAGTGCCTTAATTTCGATTGATGCCATGCAAATCTTTGCCCATCGCATGGCCGAAGAAGGGGTCGGCGTTGTCACTGGTGATTATCAGCTCTATGAGCATGGTTCTAAAGGTGAAGCACATTACTGGAACTATCAACGTAATATTCGTAAAGCAGAAAGTATAACGGGTTCTATTATTGGCCCTCCAGGTGCTTTATATGCGATCAAAGCATCCTTATTTGAAGAAATACCGGTTGATACTATTAATGACGATTTTGTTTTTCCAATGTTGCTAGTGAGCCGTGGTTATCGGGCTGTTATGGATGAACGGATTTCGATTGTCGAGATGGAAGCGACAAATACCACCAATGACTTTTCTCGCAGAACGCGTATTGGTGCTGGTAATGTCCAGCAAGTGCTGAGGTTACGCGGTTTGTTTTCATCGAAAAACGGCTTGACTGGTTTTAATTTTTTCAGTGGTAAATTTTTGCGTACATTAATGCCATTCAATTTATTAGCTTTATTTGTATGCACTTTCTTTTTAACTAATAGTCATTCTATGGTTGTTGCCAACACAGCTTGGTTTTTGTGGCTAGGGCAATGTTGTTTGTATGGTGGTTCAGCCCTAGGCTTATTGTTTGATGCCGCGCCTGTTAAACAGCCTTGGGCATCACTGTATTATATTGCGGTAGGGTATATGGCTAGCTTTTATGGTGGTATCCGCTACATTTTCGGTTTAGACCGTGGCACCTGGATTAAAATTAGTTCAGATCAACAAGCAACATCTAATTTTCAGAAAAAAAGTGTTGTCATTCCGAAGCGTTTCAGCGATGTCCTTATTTCGATTGTAGCACTCATTATTATTACCCCATTTGTTCCTCTGATTGCACTGGCCATTAAATTAAACTCTAAAGGACCCGTGTTTTATCGTCAGCTACGAGTGGGTGAAATTAAAAACGAATATGTTGAAGTGTTTATGCTAATTAAGTTTAGAACCATGGGTGTTGAATCTGAATCTAAATCGGGACCTGTGTGGGCACAAAAACAAGATACCAGAGTGACATCGGTAGGACGTTTCTTACGTAAAACCAGAATTGATGAATTACCGCAATTGATCAATGTATTACTAGGCGATATGGCGATTGTAGGACCAAGACCTGAACGACCAGTATTTTGTGGCAAATTAGAAGAGAAAATACCTTATTATTTAGAGCGTACGCATGGTGTTAGACCGGGTATCACCGGGTTAGCGCAAATATCGCAGGGTGCAGATACGTGCCTAGAAGATGTTCAGAATAAACTGTACTGGGATCATTCATATGCTTTAAGCCTAACGAGCTTTTCTCGCTGGCTCAAAGCAGATGTGATGATCATATTAAGAACTTTTTTAACGATGGTGACGTTTAAAGGTAATTAA
- a CDS encoding CsiV family protein, producing the protein MKKSLISLLVGLSLGSSFAVNAADEERWFEVEVILFERNIDPAKVIEHWDQSSYPTYSKQNKDPMALFINDDNLITSHGSNDNNERGLANESNVITGGQQPTLIDDSQTLPVFGSDRDESLVQDTNTNVDIIKATNVVIDGANLKEDAKDPTLQIVPASELQLTEQFNALNNHANYNVVLHSAWRMQPQDRNAAIPIRLFAGQNYQQQYKQNGDAIVRTLTPAVSPIIAADTSPELAVSVSSTVGESNIIDLDNTTTIDDGVSVQKTNTQAGNTLAGSVAVTPPVPATPVWKIDGELTIYLEHYLYAKTDLFVRKEGTRSITAEDIIASESQPSDLAPNVENIDLLELLGIHLEPKATGHTELTLNNANVNVDPASEDFEIENIAAAKTEGDNALTDENGNPLTVEETNIVEPQDKTIPVLNSYPMQQLRVIRSGEIHYLDHPMFGMLIQIRKYEPPMLEETIETAQ; encoded by the coding sequence TTGAAAAAGTCGTTAATCAGTTTATTAGTAGGTTTATCCCTTGGTAGTTCATTTGCAGTTAATGCTGCAGATGAAGAACGTTGGTTTGAAGTTGAAGTTATTCTATTCGAACGGAATATCGATCCAGCTAAAGTGATAGAACATTGGGATCAATCTTCGTATCCAACTTATTCAAAACAGAATAAGGATCCGATGGCGTTATTTATCAATGATGATAATTTAATCACCTCGCATGGCAGTAATGACAACAATGAGCGAGGGTTAGCGAACGAAAGTAATGTCATTACTGGTGGTCAGCAGCCAACACTTATCGACGATAGTCAAACCTTACCTGTGTTTGGTAGTGATCGAGATGAATCTTTGGTACAAGATACTAATACCAATGTAGACATTATCAAAGCAACAAATGTTGTTATTGATGGTGCTAATTTAAAAGAGGATGCCAAAGATCCAACGCTACAAATTGTACCAGCAAGTGAATTGCAACTAACAGAACAATTTAATGCACTGAATAATCACGCCAATTATAATGTTGTCTTACACTCAGCATGGCGCATGCAACCACAAGATCGTAACGCAGCAATACCGATACGCTTATTTGCAGGTCAGAATTATCAACAACAGTATAAGCAAAATGGTGATGCGATTGTTCGTACACTAACACCTGCTGTATCTCCAATCATCGCAGCCGATACATCGCCAGAGTTAGCGGTCTCGGTTAGCAGTACTGTCGGTGAATCAAATATCATTGATTTGGATAACACAACAACCATAGATGATGGCGTGAGTGTACAAAAAACCAATACTCAAGCTGGTAATACGCTAGCAGGTTCAGTAGCTGTAACGCCTCCAGTACCAGCAACACCAGTGTGGAAGATTGATGGTGAGCTGACCATTTATTTGGAGCATTATCTTTATGCAAAAACAGATCTGTTTGTGCGTAAAGAAGGCACTAGAAGCATTACTGCTGAGGACATAATTGCAAGTGAGTCACAACCATCAGACCTAGCACCGAATGTTGAAAATATTGACCTATTAGAATTATTAGGGATTCATTTAGAACCGAAAGCAACTGGACATACCGAACTAACGCTCAATAATGCTAACGTTAACGTCGACCCAGCAAGTGAAGACTTTGAAATTGAAAATATCGCGGCAGCCAAAACTGAAGGTGACAATGCACTAACAGATGAAAATGGCAATCCGCTTACGGTTGAAGAAACTAATATTGTCGAACCTCAAGATAAAACGATACCTGTCTTAAATAGTTATCCGATGCAGCAACTTCGTGTTATTCGCAGTGGTGAAATTCATTATCTTGATCACCCGATGTTTGGCATGCTCATTCAAATACGCAAATATGAGCCGCCAATGTTAGAAGAAACGATAGAAACAGCGCAGTAA
- the mfd gene encoding transcription-repair coupling factor — MKSKAILSLPLPKKQGDKIAYGNLVGSSLAFTLAELCTQTSSPILVVVADTPSALKLEQEVRHFLADDKPLITFPDWETLPYDNFSPHQDIISQRIHALHRFQQTTSGLIIVSVNTLMQRIAPVSFLDQHSLIVKTGDKIDMHAMRQRLENSGYNAVDQVLEHGEFSARGSILDLYPMGSTSPFRIDFFDDEVEEIRGFNTETQRSEETLEAINLLPAHEFPTDAKAIELFRQQFRALFTPSREAESVYQQVSKGFLPTGIEYYHPLFLTETATLFDYLPKQLTIAQVGELHQASEVFFQDVETRYEDRRHDIQRPLLAPSTLYLPVAELFRALGHYSKVSLSNTLLSEKSGNTNLGFSKLPEISVNHQKKAPLAPLLEFIEGFDGKVIFSVESEGRRETLLELLEKTKLKPKAITSIAKFLKAKPVIGIWVSQCENSFIIDELNVAIICENELLGHKIIQRRRTDKKVQANNDALVRNLTELSIGQPVVHIEHGVGRYLGLQIITNAGMETEFLTLEYANTAKLYVPVSALHLISRYSGAGEASAPLHKLGSDSWEKSKSKAMERVRDVAAELLDIYAQRAAKSGFQYKCDKESYAAFADGFPFEETDDQKTAIQDVMDDMRQDKTMDRLVCGDVGFGKTEVAMRAAFMSIMNDKQVAVLVPTTLLAQQHFENFKDRFANWPVRIEVISRFKTAKEQKLILEDVKNGKVDLLIGTHKLLSNKIEFSDLGLLIIDEEHRFGVRQKEKVKALRADIDILTLTATPIPRTLNMAMNGMRDLSIIATPPAKRLAVKTFVRQYDDNVVKEAIMREIMRGGQVYFLHNNVDSIDKTVEALALQIPEARIVAAHGQMAERELESVMADFYHQRFNVLVCTTIIETGIDIPSANTIIMDRADNLGLAQLHQLRGRVGRSHHQAYAYLLTPHPKRITSDAKKRLEAIASLEDLGAGFTLATHDLEIRGAGELLGDEQSGQISSIGFSLYMDMLDQAVKSIKNGKSVSLEEALKNQTEIELRVPALIPDDYIHDVNIRLSLYKRIASCQSEDQLREVQVELIDRFGLLPDNAKNLIRQTELKLKAAPLGIKRLEIGPAGGYISFGDDNQVDVGYLIRLIQQQPRVYSMDGPSKLKFAIKSPDAKDRITLVEAMLVEFAKNKIAGVKR; from the coding sequence ATGAAATCAAAAGCTATTCTTTCTTTACCGTTACCAAAAAAACAAGGCGACAAGATCGCCTATGGTAACCTTGTTGGCAGCAGCCTGGCATTCACGCTTGCAGAGCTGTGCACCCAAACCAGCTCCCCTATTCTTGTGGTTGTTGCAGACACTCCAAGTGCATTGAAACTCGAACAAGAAGTACGTCACTTTTTAGCCGATGACAAACCGCTAATTACGTTTCCTGATTGGGAAACACTGCCGTATGATAATTTCTCGCCACATCAAGATATTATCTCGCAACGTATTCATGCCCTACACCGCTTTCAGCAAACCACCAGTGGGCTGATTATTGTATCGGTAAATACCTTGATGCAGCGTATCGCTCCGGTTAGTTTTTTAGACCAGCACAGCTTAATTGTCAAAACTGGTGATAAGATTGATATGCATGCGATGCGCCAGCGCTTAGAAAACAGCGGTTATAATGCCGTTGACCAAGTATTAGAACACGGTGAATTTTCCGCCCGTGGCTCTATTCTTGACCTTTACCCGATGGGCAGTACCTCGCCGTTTCGCATCGACTTCTTTGATGATGAAGTGGAAGAGATCCGTGGTTTTAATACCGAGACCCAGCGCTCGGAAGAAACCCTTGAAGCGATTAACTTACTTCCCGCTCATGAATTCCCAACTGATGCTAAAGCCATTGAGCTATTCCGCCAGCAGTTTAGAGCATTGTTTACACCATCGCGTGAAGCGGAGTCGGTTTATCAGCAAGTCAGTAAAGGTTTCTTACCAACAGGTATTGAGTATTATCATCCATTATTCTTAACTGAAACGGCTACCTTATTTGATTATTTACCTAAGCAGCTAACCATCGCTCAAGTTGGTGAATTACATCAAGCATCAGAAGTATTCTTCCAAGATGTTGAAACACGCTACGAAGACCGTCGCCATGATATTCAACGTCCATTACTCGCGCCAAGTACACTTTACTTACCCGTTGCAGAATTATTCCGAGCACTTGGCCATTACAGTAAAGTCAGCTTAAGTAATACACTACTGAGTGAAAAATCTGGTAATACCAACCTGGGTTTTAGTAAATTACCAGAGATATCAGTTAATCATCAGAAGAAAGCCCCACTTGCCCCACTGCTTGAATTTATAGAAGGGTTTGACGGTAAAGTCATCTTTAGCGTTGAATCTGAAGGTCGTCGTGAAACATTATTGGAGTTACTTGAAAAAACCAAGTTAAAGCCAAAAGCGATCACCAGTATCGCCAAGTTCTTGAAAGCCAAACCTGTGATTGGTATTTGGGTTAGTCAGTGTGAAAACAGCTTTATTATTGATGAACTCAATGTCGCTATCATTTGTGAAAATGAATTACTTGGCCACAAAATCATCCAGCGTCGTCGCACCGACAAGAAAGTGCAAGCGAACAATGATGCATTAGTCAGAAACCTGACGGAGCTAAGCATAGGCCAACCTGTTGTGCATATCGAGCATGGTGTAGGCCGTTATCTGGGACTACAGATCATTACCAATGCCGGTATGGAAACTGAATTCTTAACCCTAGAATACGCCAATACAGCAAAACTTTACGTGCCAGTGTCAGCCTTACATCTTATCAGTCGTTATAGCGGTGCCGGTGAAGCATCAGCGCCGTTACATAAACTCGGTAGTGATAGCTGGGAGAAATCCAAAAGTAAAGCAATGGAGCGTGTTCGTGACGTTGCTGCAGAATTATTGGATATCTACGCACAGCGCGCCGCTAAAAGTGGTTTCCAATATAAATGCGATAAAGAATCGTACGCGGCCTTTGCTGATGGCTTTCCGTTTGAAGAAACGGACGATCAAAAAACCGCAATTCAAGATGTCATGGATGATATGCGCCAAGACAAAACCATGGACCGTCTGGTTTGTGGTGACGTAGGCTTTGGTAAAACAGAAGTTGCAATGCGTGCTGCATTCATGTCGATAATGAATGACAAACAAGTTGCCGTACTTGTGCCAACAACCTTACTTGCACAACAGCATTTTGAGAATTTCAAAGACCGTTTTGCTAACTGGCCAGTGCGTATTGAAGTTATTTCACGTTTTAAAACAGCTAAAGAACAGAAACTTATTCTAGAAGATGTTAAAAACGGTAAGGTTGATTTGCTGATTGGCACACATAAATTACTCAGTAATAAAATTGAGTTTTCTGACCTAGGATTACTGATCATTGATGAAGAGCATCGATTTGGTGTCCGTCAAAAAGAAAAAGTAAAAGCGCTGCGTGCTGACATTGATATATTAACGCTAACAGCAACACCAATCCCAAGAACGCTAAACATGGCGATGAATGGCATGCGTGATTTATCTATCATCGCCACACCACCCGCTAAGCGTTTAGCTGTTAAAACATTCGTACGCCAATATGATGACAACGTTGTAAAAGAAGCGATCATGCGTGAAATCATGCGTGGCGGCCAAGTTTACTTCTTACATAACAATGTAGATTCAATCGATAAAACGGTGGAAGCACTGGCGTTACAGATACCGGAAGCACGTATTGTTGCTGCGCACGGTCAAATGGCAGAGCGTGAATTAGAATCGGTCATGGCTGACTTTTATCATCAGCGCTTTAATGTATTAGTCTGCACCACCATTATTGAAACCGGTATCGACATTCCAAGTGCCAATACCATCATCATGGATCGCGCAGATAACCTGGGTTTAGCACAGTTACACCAATTGCGTGGTCGTGTCGGTCGTTCGCATCACCAAGCTTATGCTTATCTATTAACGCCGCATCCAAAACGTATCACCAGTGATGCTAAAAAGCGTCTTGAAGCGATAGCCTCGTTAGAAGATTTAGGTGCTGGTTTCACATTAGCCACACACGATCTTGAGATCCGTGGTGCCGGTGAGTTGTTAGGTGATGAACAAAGTGGTCAAATTAGCTCGATTGGGTTCTCGCTGTACATGGACATGCTCGACCAAGCAGTGAAAAGCATTAAAAACGGTAAGTCAGTATCACTTGAAGAAGCACTGAAAAACCAAACAGAAATTGAGTTGCGTGTACCAGCACTCATACCTGATGATTACATTCATGACGTTAATATTCGCTTATCATTGTATAAACGCATCGCCAGTTGTCAAAGTGAAGATCAGCTACGTGAGGTGCAAGTAGAGCTGATTGATCGTTTTGGTTTATTGCCTGATAACGCTAAAAATTTGATCCGTCAAACCGAGTTAAAGCTGAAAGCAGCGCCTTTAGGTATTAAACGACTTGAAATAGGCCCCGCTGGTGGCTATATTAGCTTTGGTGATGATAATCAGGTTGATGTAGGTTATCTTATCCGTCTTATCCAGCAACAACCTCGTGTTTATAGCATGGATGGACCATCAAAATTGAAGTTTGCAATCAAATCACCGGATGCAAAAGATCGCATTACACTAGTTGAAGCCATGTTAGTAGAATTTGCAAAAAATAAGATTGCAGGAGTTAAACGTTGA
- a CDS encoding lipoprotein-releasing ABC transporter permease subunit, producing MYYPLSLFIGLRYTRSKRNNRFVSFITLFSTAGITIGVLALITVLSVMNGFEQDLKVRILGAVPHVIVTPKVGAGNVDDSLAALVNDPLVAAVTPFLQADAMVQSKSQIQGAQLQGIDPTSYPQWDVIRQNMLIGDISLLQPGKYNIIIGRSMAKSLDAKLGDKIRLISTKGSVFTPMGRVPSQRKFTVVGIYSVGSDVEATQVLVNITDAGRLVRLSPTSPMQHRVFVHDPFSVNELASRDFFSNFDSLDWQTARGELFQAVKMEKNMIGLLLFLIITVAVFNILSSLVMLVTEKETDVAIMKTLGMNRPTIVQIFIIQGAWTGVLGAMAGGLAGIALAANLNEFMSLIGLNLLAQASGGARLLPVLFDWSQIASIIFGAIALSLLATLYPAFRAANIKPAEALRYE from the coding sequence ATGTATTACCCTCTGAGTTTATTCATCGGGTTGCGCTATACTCGCTCGAAGCGCAACAACCGATTCGTATCATTTATTACCTTATTTTCGACCGCTGGTATCACCATAGGTGTGTTAGCCTTGATCACTGTGTTATCGGTAATGAATGGTTTTGAGCAAGATTTAAAAGTTCGTATTCTTGGCGCTGTTCCACACGTCATCGTGACGCCTAAAGTAGGCGCGGGCAATGTCGATGACAGTTTAGCTGCATTGGTAAACGATCCTTTAGTCGCGGCAGTCACGCCTTTTTTACAAGCTGATGCCATGGTGCAAAGCAAAAGCCAAATCCAAGGCGCGCAGCTACAGGGAATCGACCCTACCTCTTATCCACAATGGGACGTTATTCGCCAGAATATGCTTATTGGTGATATCTCATTGTTACAACCTGGTAAGTACAACATCATTATTGGCCGCAGCATGGCCAAATCATTGGATGCTAAACTCGGCGATAAAATAAGACTTATCTCTACTAAAGGTAGTGTTTTTACCCCGATGGGACGTGTACCGAGTCAACGTAAATTTACCGTGGTTGGGATTTATTCTGTCGGTTCTGATGTCGAAGCCACTCAGGTATTAGTGAATATTACCGATGCCGGTAGGTTGGTGCGTTTGTCACCGACGAGTCCGATGCAGCATCGTGTGTTTGTCCACGACCCTTTTTCAGTGAATGAATTAGCCAGCCGAGATTTCTTCAGTAACTTTGATTCGTTGGATTGGCAAACTGCCCGGGGCGAATTATTCCAAGCGGTAAAAATGGAAAAGAACATGATCGGCTTATTATTGTTCTTAATCATCACCGTCGCTGTGTTTAATATATTGTCATCGTTAGTCATGTTAGTGACAGAGAAAGAAACGGACGTTGCTATCATGAAAACTTTGGGTATGAATAGACCCACCATAGTACAAATCTTTATTATCCAAGGTGCTTGGACAGGTGTATTGGGTGCAATGGCTGGTGGTCTTGCGGGCATTGCTTTAGCCGCGAACCTCAATGAGTTTATGTCGCTTATTGGCCTCAACTTGTTAGCGCAAGCATCTGGCGGTGCACGACTATTACCTGTTTTATTTGATTGGTCGCAGATCGCATCAATTATTTTCGGTGCGATTGCATTAAGTCTACTCGCAACACTTTATCCTGCATTTAGAGCGGCAAACATAAAACCTGCCGAGGCATTACGTTATGAATAA
- the lolD gene encoding lipoprotein-releasing ABC transporter ATP-binding protein LolD yields the protein MNNSLLVCNNLEKIYQEGNLDTHVLKQVSLTVEKGELIAIVGRSGSGKSTLLHLMGALDTPTSGSVYLNGVDIHNMSEKQQASMRNQNMGFVYQFHHLLNEFTALENVCMPLLIGGMKVTLAKQKALAMLERVGLSHRVEHKPSELSGGERQRVAIARALINEPNIVLADEPTGNLDQSSADTIFNLIKELNETCDTAFIIVTHDEQLANRLGRTLHMADGVLTHDNASVQVSAVMEDV from the coding sequence ATGAATAATTCTTTATTAGTTTGCAATAATCTCGAAAAAATTTACCAAGAAGGTAATCTTGATACTCATGTATTAAAGCAAGTGTCATTGACGGTTGAAAAAGGCGAACTGATTGCGATTGTTGGCCGTTCAGGTTCAGGCAAGAGTACCTTGTTGCATTTGATGGGGGCATTGGATACGCCAACGTCTGGTTCTGTATATCTTAACGGTGTCGATATTCACAACATGTCAGAGAAACAACAAGCGTCGATGCGCAACCAGAATATGGGCTTTGTGTATCAATTTCATCACCTGCTTAATGAATTTACAGCGTTAGAAAATGTCTGTATGCCGTTATTAATTGGCGGTATGAAGGTGACGTTAGCGAAGCAAAAAGCCTTGGCTATGTTAGAACGCGTCGGCTTATCGCATCGTGTTGAACATAAACCCAGTGAGCTTTCTGGTGGTGAACGTCAACGTGTTGCGATTGCACGTGCGTTAATTAACGAGCCGAATATTGTCTTAGCAGATGAACCGACAGGAAACTTAGATCAAAGCAGTGCTGATACTATTTTCAATTTAATTAAAGAGTTAAATGAAACTTGTGATACTGCTTTTATCATTGTTACTCATGACGAACAGCTTGCAAACCGATTAGGTCGTACTTTGCACATGGCTGATGGTGTCTTGACTCATGATAATGCATCGGTGCAGGTAAGTGCTGTGATGGAGGACGTGTAA
- the lolE gene encoding lipoprotein-releasing ABC transporter permease subunit LolE yields the protein MFRPLAAYIGLRYTSSKRRNGFIAFISASSTVGIALGVMVLIIGLSAMNGFEYELKNRILAVVPNGELEGVNKPFNDWQSTQDKLLAHPEVVGAAPFIKLNGLLQKGNELKAVQLRAVDREAEKQVSEVYRYVAQGSWDSLDDPINNRQVVIGRGIAKALSLELGDSVTVLLSQQSGQSFKAPRRFNFTVSGIIHLSGQLDNNLAYVPLSAAQDIQDKAFKADGMSIKVTDIFAANRIVREAGNQLNHYLYIRSWMTSQGFLYQDIQMVKSLMYVILILVIAVACFNIVTTLVMAVNDKRADIAILKTMGASNALLRLIFIVHGGINGILGVVSGTILGILISENLTVIIKFIEGLIGHEFLSGDIYFIDFLPSQLALNDVLVVGGVAMLMSVVATIYPANKACSVQPARELGNK from the coding sequence ATGTTTCGTCCGTTAGCAGCTTATATCGGATTGAGATATACCTCGTCAAAGCGCCGTAATGGTTTTATTGCGTTTATCTCTGCGTCATCAACAGTTGGTATTGCACTCGGTGTGATGGTATTGATCATTGGTTTATCAGCAATGAACGGTTTTGAATATGAGCTCAAAAATCGTATCTTAGCGGTTGTGCCAAATGGTGAGCTGGAAGGGGTAAATAAACCCTTTAATGATTGGCAAAGCACCCAGGATAAACTGCTCGCGCATCCCGAAGTTGTCGGTGCCGCGCCTTTTATTAAGCTCAATGGCTTATTACAAAAAGGTAATGAATTAAAAGCGGTACAACTTCGTGCTGTTGACCGTGAGGCTGAAAAACAAGTATCTGAAGTATATCGTTATGTTGCCCAAGGGAGCTGGGATAGCCTGGATGATCCGATTAATAACAGACAAGTTGTTATTGGTCGTGGTATTGCGAAAGCGTTGAGTCTAGAGCTTGGTGATTCTGTCACGGTATTATTATCGCAGCAATCGGGCCAATCCTTTAAAGCGCCACGTCGTTTTAACTTTACGGTCTCCGGCATTATCCATCTTAGCGGTCAATTAGATAACAATCTCGCTTATGTCCCGTTGAGCGCCGCTCAAGATATTCAAGACAAAGCGTTTAAAGCTGATGGCATGAGTATTAAGGTTACTGACATCTTTGCGGCTAACCGCATTGTGCGTGAAGCGGGGAATCAGTTAAATCATTACCTCTACATTCGTAGTTGGATGACTAGTCAAGGATTCTTATATCAAGATATTCAGATGGTTAAAAGCTTGATGTACGTGATTTTGATATTAGTGATTGCCGTAGCGTGTTTTAACATTGTGACTACGCTGGTTATGGCTGTAAATGATAAGCGTGCTGATATTGCGATTCTGAAAACAATGGGCGCTTCAAATGCGTTACTGCGACTGATCTTCATTGTTCACGGTGGTATTAACGGTATTCTTGGTGTGGTATCAGGTACTATCTTGGGTATTTTAATCTCCGAGAATTTAACGGTGATTATCAAGTTTATCGAAGGTTTGATCGGTCATGAATTCTTGTCTGGTGATATTTATTTCATTGACTTCTTACCATCACAGTTGGCATTGAATGATGTGTTGGTGGTTGGTGGTGTTGCTATGCTAATGAGTGTGGTAGCGACAATTTATCCAGCTAATAAAGCCTGTTCAGTGCAACCTGCACGTGAGCTAGGTAATAAATAA
- a CDS encoding DUF2062 domain-containing protein, translating into MPKNLIKKYLPDPESIKQHKHLKIFGDLLHNANLWHLNRRSAAGAFAVGLFMAFVPVPFQMLLAAGFAILFRVNLPLSVALVWLSNPVTMPPMFYATYVLGAWILQVPVHPFTFELTMEWLIQAISLYGPAFLLGCFVSGTFFSIVGYFSIRWLWRWKIISAWKKRSASRTK; encoded by the coding sequence ATGCCTAAGAATTTAATTAAAAAATATCTCCCCGATCCTGAATCAATCAAACAACATAAACACCTTAAGATATTCGGTGACCTATTACACAACGCTAATCTTTGGCACTTAAATCGCCGCTCTGCAGCAGGTGCTTTTGCGGTCGGTCTTTTTATGGCTTTTGTACCCGTGCCCTTCCAAATGTTGTTAGCCGCCGGTTTTGCTATTTTATTTCGCGTTAACTTACCTTTGTCTGTCGCATTAGTGTGGTTATCGAACCCTGTGACCATGCCCCCCATGTTTTATGCCACTTATGTTTTAGGTGCATGGATATTACAAGTTCCCGTTCACCCGTTCACTTTTGAATTGACGATGGAATGGTTAATACAGGCGATATCCTTATATGGCCCGGCATTCTTACTCGGCTGCTTTGTATCTGGTACATTCTTTTCTATTGTTGGTTATTTTAGTATTCGCTGGCTGTGGCGTTGGAAAATAATTAGCGCTTGGAAGAAGCGTTCAGCATCACGCACAAAATAA